In the genome of Corvus cornix cornix isolate S_Up_H32 chromosome 7, ASM73873v5, whole genome shotgun sequence, the window gagggaggaagCCCATGAAGACAGGCATGAAGGAGCTGGCGGTGATGAGGGAGAAGGTGAACGAGCAGCAGCGGCAGATGGGCAAAGTCAGCAAGGCCCATCACAACCACGAGGACTCCAAAAAGTCACGGCTGTCGACGGGCAGGGTgagagggcagagctgtggggagctTAGGGGGGCAGCTGTGAGCTCACTGGAAATGCTGAATACAAAGCCTTAATGGCATCTGCAATAAACTgtcttaaaaacagaaaaaataaattgaaagaaaaaagtggggagagcaaaagaggaaaagaaaacatttttggcCTGATGCTGGGGCCAAACATCTGATGAACTTTGATGTGCTGGTCAAGAGGCATTATTTTCAATGCAGCTTCACCTCTGGAAGGGGGGCTTCTGCTGGCTCAACGCCGACCTCTGCAGGGGTGCAGGCATGCCCTTTGCCCATGGACTGGCTTTCTCACACGCTTTGTCCCTAAGCAGGCATGGCCCAAGGGGATTTGAGGGAGCAGAAGCGGGGCtgtcttcctgctgcagggcagccccagTCCACTGAAGGGAGGCCACAAGCCCCGAGGATGAGCTGTGTGACTGTCCTGTAGCTGGGAGAGTGCTCTAAGTCCTCCCTGTCTCCTTCTTGCCTGTCCCTATCGCTCTGTTATCCAGTTCTTGGCCGTGGTTTCCCTCTAGTGGGAAGCTTGATCAAGGCAACTAGatggaatgggaatggggatggagatggaaaCCCACTCCAAAGGGTCCACAATATACATCCCTGTAAACATACAGAGTAATAATATCTGGGgagcacagagacagaaaggagCTTTAAAAGAGTCCTCATGCCTTCCAAGGACTAGGCAAAACAGAGgttcaaaataaaatgcaggcaCCGTCAACTTTGAGAGCTCacacgctgctgctgctcctttgcaaaaaaaacccatcaccCACTGCAAAAGCAGAGAGGTGTGGACTCAGTTTGGCTCACATCAGGCATATTTCAACCACACTGCCTTGGCTGGAAgccctgtcccagagctgctgtggagcaAGAAGGATGCCTCCAGAGGCTGGCTTTGGGTACTCTCATTCCCAGGTCTTCCCCTCTACTCCCATGGAGTCTCACATGCTTTTGAGTTGCAATTCTGGGCAAAAACTGCATCACAGGTGTGCACTCTGGGCTATGCTTATGGAAACCCTCCTGGTCTCTCTGGACTAGCCCTGCTTCATGTCACTTGACACCACCAGTGGGAGCCATGGTAGCCTCTCTGAggttcctcctcctctctgtaTCTAGGAGTTGGGATCTGGTATTATGTTGGCTCCTGGCCATGTCAGGTACATGGGAGAGATGTGCATGTCTATGCATGACTTTGATTCTGGGTGCCTGGAGGTGAAGTCTGCAGCAGGACCCAGTGGCAAACCTGTGTCTTTAGGGATGCACACATCCCTACTGATGTTCCCATTGTCCGCACTGTTGAGGCTGAATGATACTATTATcctgatatatttttttttctgctttctgggcTGTTTTCAGACCCCTtgtcagcaggagctggatcaGGTCCTAGAACGCATATCCACCATGCGACTGCCAGATGAGCGAGGGCCCCTGGAGCACCTCTACTCCCTTCACATCCCCAACTGTGACAAGCATGGCTTGTACAATCTCAAACAGGTAAGTGGGGGGAGTGGGAGCTCTGGGGCTGActgtgcttccagcagcagcccttggcTCACTGTCTGTCCCCATCATGTGCAGACACAGAACATGCACAGTTCAGGGCTGGGCTGATACCCTGCACATGATGTGAGGTGTGGGGTAAACAGCTGATGCTGCATGTGGCATGGACAGGTTTAGTTAAACCCATCTGCAAGTTTGCAAGTGGAGATGAAATCCACATCTACATATGGCTGTGGGCAGTCCAGAGATGGAGAATCAGTGTAGTTCTTCTTTCCCACAAGAGCTGCTTATCTATTTTCATGAACTTTGAGCCAGGTCTTGTCCAATCTgggccctgctgcaggaaaaaagcagagaaggacTGAATGATGGCCAGTCgtgcagagaaagcaaaaagcacTTCTGGGAGTCACGAAGGTTTCTACTGCACTTTACTGGTTTTCCTCCACAAGTCAAGGCTggtcccacagctccaggagggaTTCCTTTCAGGCAAGGTGGGGGTCGGGGTGCAGCATGCTTCTGAAGGTATTTATGGGACCCAGAAAGACTCAGACAACTCATGTGTCTGAATTCTGACTTCTTGGCTTCATCTGTGCAAAACCACCAGGTATCAGTGGCTgaggaatggggaaaaaactgccaggaaaaacagcaaaaccaccaGCTGGTGCAGGGTTGACTGGAGTCACCTGTGAATAGTATCTGGATATGAGGATCCCTTATAGATGAGCCTTTGGAGGGGACTCCTGCTGTTTTCATGGCTAGACCTTTTACTCAGGGCTACTTCTACCCCTTGATCAGAAacattaaataacaaaaatgggATGCTCTGAGATAATCTCCCTCTGTCCCTTCTCCTGTCTCTGTCCCACTTGGACCCTCACCCTCTGTCTCCCCGTGAAAAGCCCCATGGCTGGCTGGATCCCGCAGCATGAGCACAGTTGGAAGGGCTggatggagcagagctggcaaaTTGCCTGTAAGATGAGCTGTGTCTGGGGAATGAGCCTGGACACTGCAGTGATGCTTTGTGTGCTGCTCCTTGTGTCTGGGGAACAGGTCAGCCTGCACTGGCCTGCCTGGAATAACCTCTGCATCTACTACACCCTGTTCAGAAATGTATCTGCTGGGGATAGAGGGATGAACATCAGGTTCAAagtgcctgcagcactgcagggcaggaggaggacaATAACCATTAGGCCAAGGAACTTCTCTCTAACAAGACTGGGAGGACAAAAGTCCAGGTCCAGATGCACCATGGTCCCTACCTCTGTTCTGAGATTAGTGAATCTCTGTTTGGTCTGTCTGTGGGGGCCTTGATCAGATGTTTGTTTAGCCTAATCTGCAGGTGATAAGAATCTCATACAGCTCCTCTGTCAGGGTGTCTCATCCCTCTTTCCTGAGGGATCTTTGTCTCTTTGGATACTTTCATCCACAGCTGGCAAAGGGTGATGCATTTCAGGGACAGTTGTCCTTCTAGTTCATTAAAATTGGCTTCTTGGTCCCTGGCACAACCCCTGGGGAAAGAGGTTCAGCCTTCATGCTGGACCGCTGCAGTAACAGTGCTGGTGCGGCATAGGCCCTGCAGGGGTTTGAGTATGGCGTGCCATGGATCTTGCCTAAATCCAAACTAGTGCCAGAGAAACCCCAGCTCTGTCAGTGTTGTGGCTTTGGGCTGGTTGACCTGGGAAGTGGTTTGTTTTGTCCCTCTTTTCACTCTGACACCTGTCCTGTTCCTCTCCACACAGTGCAAGATGTCGGTGAACGGGCAGCGTGGTGAGTGCTGGTGCGTGGACCCCATCCATGGGAAGGTGATCCAGGGTGCACCCACCATCCG includes:
- the IGFBP2 gene encoding insulin-like growth factor-binding protein 2 isoform X1, whose protein sequence is MADAQDGPDNGDDRSESILAENHVDGTVGILSGAGGRKPMKTGMKELAVMREKVNEQQRQMGKVSKAHHNHEDSKKSRLSTGRTPCQQELDQVLERISTMRLPDERGPLEHLYSLHIPNCDKHGLYNLKQCKMSVNGQRGECWCVDPIHGKVIQGAPTIRGDPECHLFYTAHEQEDRGAHALRSQ